TACGAgcttgattaaataatattaatatattctcttagtttgtacaattttattgtttttattaaaactataatacaTAGTTAAAGTGCTAGTTgctcataaatttataattattaatataattttctttctctgaGTAAATACAATCAAGATTAAGGATTGTGAACTgaagattaaaatttgaccatttaaataattttatttttaatacgtttcataatttttaaaaattaaattctaatcttaatttaattcacaatATTTAATCTCCAATGTATGTAACTTCATAGTTtaacagatttttaaaaaatactttctacaGAGCTTTTCTACCTTTCTACTCTCTCTACTCATACTCATGTTATACTCTCTCTACTCgcatataagtaaatattaaaggaaagaagaaagaaaatatataaaaaatgacacaaCATTCAACATACAAAAAGCAATAATCTACTAGGAAGCAATCACGCTACCGGCATGTCaatattatcgtaaaaattttCCAGCCGGCTAATAAGTTTTGAAAGAGACGGCGTGAATGCTATTTCACAAACATAACTAACTTTCATACAATTCGTACATTCATACGTtttcaataacaattaaaaaaacttttcagaaaagttaaaaaaagatagtgtCTTTCCATACGCAAGAAAGGTCTAATTtaatctaacctaacctaacctaattttatatatctaaacaTACATCATGcacgattaaaatattacttaagtgCTGAAGTGTTTAATACTCACTATATTGTCCATGGTATTGTgaaaatttatactattattatccaTAGTGTATCAAATGATAAAGCGTAATACTTATTTGTCAATTTCTGCATGTTATCTCGAACACTCCGAATAAGCATCAACACTTTTCCCGCTGTCAATTTCGAACAGTACAATCTATTTGTACTGCTTGCACTTTTTACACTCGAAATTTTTAAAGGTGCGTTCCCACTGAGCGCGTCCAATCAAAACATCCATtattggtttgttcgcgtcgccatgctccgacatgctcctactcactccaacgcattctaataggttggcgtcatcggaatcaacgtattggagtgcgttggggtgaataggagcatgttggggcatgtgacgcgaacagacccctataggccggtattcatagtcaaatcttatttcaagatcgtctcaagcaatgtcttaagatgctaatacggctctgtgattggttgatggcatcttaagacagtacttaagatgatcttaaatataagatccgactatgaataccggccataatcaaagattcgccaatggcgaacacaattttgattgatcacttgagtcacatggtttatccgccattgcgtacccacgctgggcgaggaagaggggagagtgctctgtgttgagcagtataggttaaaggaatatgtgtcagaaatgtcactatattttgacgatacactcaggaagaacaagaaaaattaaattagcatTTGTCATATggctgcgtacaacttggagcaggctcgcattgtttactatctccACTACTCCAGACCCCAGCCCCAAATCCCAGCCTCCGGCCCCAGCCCCCAGCCCCCATCCAGTCACcgtatgggtacaagatggtggatagcagtcatggtggggggccattggcgcatctttgattataggtctttaccTGAGAGTGGCCACTGCGGCCTTTTTCATGCgaccagagaggaacctgcgagcggccaccgcggcttttttcgtgcgacaaatatttgactagcatcagcgtcaaacgtggatgtaaagccgttctacattaattgcaGTCGCCATTTGCAATTTGCAACACCCAATAAATGTCGACCttttaagggccatctacaatgaagagtcgtaggccgtagcagtagtcgtagaaaatgtctccacttcgtattgctttactatttacagcctacagcagacattgagccaattcattgcgtgcttacgatgagcgttggggcattcgggattagtttttggtcgcttttctttgatggccggcttgtatgttattgctacgtcgtttttattctagacagcattgccgGTAGttttaggccggtattcatagtctgatcttatatttaagatcatcttaagtactgtcttaagatgccatcaaccaatcacagagccgtattagcatcttaagacattgcttgagacgatcttgaaataagatttgactatgaataccggccttagtgctgttacggctaaaacactccattgtaaaTGGCCCtttacattaatcgcaagcagccagttgcgacttgcgacatccaataagcgcttagtttctagttaaagctcgacagtcattgggtgttgcaaattgcaactggcgactgcgattaatgtagaacgaactttacatccacgtttagcgctgatgctagtcaaatatatattggTCGCACAAAAAAAGCtgcggtggccgctctcaggttcctctctggtaATACCATAGACCTTATAAATATGAAGAGTAATTTAATccaaggccggtattcatagtcaaatcttatttcaagatcgtctcaagcaatgtcttaagatgctaatacggctctgtgattggctgatggcatcttaagacagtacttaagatgatcttaaatataagatccgactatgaataccggcccaagattaaaattaatctacgttggtaaaAATAGGCCATAGATATATGGCATTTTCGACCCGTGCTGGGttaaaggccctcacacatgaattgatataaccgtaacagtaaggtttcgaccAATCATGTACTTGAATTAGCCGGTTACGGTTATGGTCGCCCAATCCGACGCGTCAAAACTTTACGttatggttatgtcaattcatgtgtgagggcttTTAACCCGTTCGGTTTCTTTTCCTCTAGAACTGGCCAATCAGTTATTCCCTTCTTCAGAAGAATGGCTGTGATTGGTCTTATGACGTCATTAATCGCTCCCGGAGCGATTAACCCAGCCCGATCGGAAACGCTAAAGCAATAcgatgagaaataaaattcctaAGTTCCAATATAAATACCAGAatttttccatcaaattagtaattatgaaatttttaattaaattaatcaattattgacATGAAAAGACGCCACTCagaatttgtataatttcatataaaaatcaatacacGTTTATTAATCGATTATATCAGGATTAGAAtaagagtaatattaaaaatcttaagatcatgttatttataatttatcatgaTTTAgagtatatgtattatttatttaatatacaatatacgcgcgcgcgcgtgtgtgtatgtgtgtaatttacacatatatatatatatatatatatatatatatatatatcgtatgTATTAATGAgagtataataaaacaaatccgattgtaatttttcattgtgcacattgttaaattaaattagaatttttctctaataaattaGATTTGTCTATATTCAGCCGTTTCACTACCACTCTAGCACCCTTTGTGATGTCTTGAATAAACTTCAACATTTCAATGCGTACTTTACTGCTTTTAACGTCATCAGGattattcaacaatttttgtttctgtCTAAGACATCTCTGTCGAATGGCATTGTCCTGGTTATGAATGTGTAACAagtcataataaaattcctcCGTGATATCCTGTAACTTTCTTGATGAACTATGCTTTGATGATGAATTTCTTCGTAAAGTACGTTGCGTCGCGTTTTTTCTTGAATTCCTTACATGTGTATACCCATTCGTCTCTAAAACATCCTTTTTAACTGTTATGCaagatttttcattattactttctattttttcagaattattggaaaatttgAGAGACAAATTATTTGCTACATTAGactttataaatttgtcaTCCAATAAATCATTCGCTTCGGAAACTGTATCCTCCGTTAATAATACCTGATGTTGAGTTTTATTTTCAGCCTGTTGCAATGTTCCACTGCTAATTGTCGAAGAAAACCTGTATGCTCTGCACGTGTGTTGTAGAACTTTCTGTAGAGCTGGTGACATTTGTTCAATGGTAATAGCCTTATCTGAAATTATTCTCGGTACATTTGCCTCTTGTCGAGgtgatttgattaaattagATTCCTTAGAATGTGTTTCACACGTTTTATTTGGATTCAATGAAGAATATGATAACTGAGATTTATAATGTTCTTCTATCAAATTATCACGTTTGTCTATATCctcgatatttttattgatcgTCAATGAATCTGTATTTCGCAACCctgtattaattttcttaaataataaactctCAGGAGTAATATCCCCTTCTTGTTTTTTCATTTCAATACTACTCTTATACTCTTCATCTTTCTCATTGTCATTTTGCCATTCCATCAagtgtttctctttttctgtcAAGAGTCCACTTGCTGTTGAACAACCATCATTCTTTATGTTAGAAGAAACGCATTGATGTTGCCATTGTGACTGATACAAATTCAAATGATTTATCGCATTACGCCcatcataatttaaaacacCTGATTTATCCATTCCCACatctacataattaatatttacatcatGTACAGCATCGCCGTGAAAAACATTGAACAATGATAGATTTGCACCATTACCAATCGTATGGTGATTCTTATGCTGTTCATCTTTATTGCGCGGCGAGTCGATCATGGTTACCAGATTTTCCAGTCTCAATAGGCTCGAATTTAATAGACACTTTTCCCCACCTTTTGTCTCAACCTTTTCCGAATTTTCTAAAACTTCGTCCATCTCTAATTTAGTCTTTTGTTCAATGACGGCTACGCTATCCTGATCCTGTCGTATAGTGAACATCAGACCTTCCATTACTAAATCGGTAATATCGGAGGAACGCAAAACTTTGTCAGATTTAGTTTTTCTCTCGAATTCCCTATTTTTCTGTTTACGAATTTTGCATGACTTactatacatattattttctaactgTTTGTcatcaatatttattgaagTTTCAGTATGTTGTCTGTCATTTTCTTGGCCTTctaagtttattatttcattatagtAATCTTTGTGTTTTACGTGTATAGACTTATTTTctttagtaatttttgtatagtctttatctttatctatATTCTTTACCTCGATCTGCAAATTCTTTCGTACTGGTTGATCAATAATTAAGTTggctttctcttctttttcaataaaatattgttgtggTGCATTGCTGGAATCATTAGTCATGTTTTtgttacttaaattatttttattattagttattatagTACAAGTATCATCTTTCTCTATTGccttttctataaaattgattttttctattaatagcCATTCATCGgaactattttttactatttctgGGAGAGGTTTTATAGAAGCTTTTTGTATTActacaaattttgtttctttcttgttttttattccatcTATCTTTTCAAGTTCAATTTTATCTGTCGTCTTTGTTCTTAAAGATTGTTCCTGCACACAATCAGTAGAATATTgttctacatttttttcatgtcTTTCGATATTGCAATTTATAGAGTCATTTTCTTGTACGTTATGAAATTCTGTATTGccgttattaacaaaatgtgtTTCAGCTGTGGTATTTTCAGTTCTTTTATCCagattttcacaaaaaattgtgcaatGTCTTGTGCCATCATCTTGAAAATCAGAGTCGATTGTTGTTTCCAATGCTTTACTTAAGACATCCTCCGTGGTACTatagtttgaaatttgatctagttttttaatttggcataTCGTAGCGTTCCTCGAGGATACTTGATCGGTAGATATCACGGTACTAATCATTTTCTCGTCAGAATCCAAAGAAACATTCAAATCTTTAAAGGTAGAATCTGCATCAGCTTCCTTAACAATGggatattttaaatcaaacaaTGAGCATTCTGACGAAGGAAACGTCCTTATAGTTAACACAAACGCGTGTGAAAATGCCGCAGCGTTAGTTCGTTGTTGGAATTTCATTATTGCGAACATCTTGTCTTGTCGAGTCCAGGATGTACAAcctgtatttttaattgttagagTAAAGGAATTTCCGTGTCTaagtcttataaaaaaaattatattacagggTGTTTACTcacactttaatttaaaaatcccCATAAAATTTCTGGATTTCccagaaattttattcacaatTCTACGtgaaattacagaattttaaaaatgtagattaaaaaaaatttattttattatgcgtaatttttaatgtttcttaatCATACAATCATTTGagttctaaatattaaaacaatactaaaaacaaataatgaattaaatattatgatttGTCCAcagtatacaaattttattcaccTGTAGTACAGAAATTCAAAAGATGataaaacacaataaaaatttaaaacaatgacTGTGGTCAACATAACGCTATACTTCAAAGCGTaagaattgaccaatcaaaaaATGCTCCGAAACATTCGTAACGACAAGATGATCATAATCAAAGTATTGTTTTCTtataacaactttttaaaaaactcacGAGAATATACGTGAATAcgtatatcatatttattgttaaaattttgcattatcaaaataaaattattaaaaaaaacatttttatcagaaatatatgacttaaatttaaagttaaaaaatacacaatttaaatttaaatttaaaattcccaaaattattttaaatagctatttaaaattctataaaaattcataatctcTTTCAACTTCAAgggataaaaaagaaatcccttaaaaattttagattttccCGATTTTTTTCTGGTGGTAAACATcctgttaataataataaaaaaggataCTGTAAGTTACAAGAAGATGCTGTGTGCCAAACTGTTGACCCTGTGTTGGAtgacattttataattctcctaataatttttaataattctcgtCCATATGAAAATTGCATGGTATTCCtgaaaatacatgtaaataaaattttcgaagGTTAATAATAAGATGATAATAACTTACCTCACTGTACGATGATatctaaagataaatttgtatatattctttttgtgACACAGCCAATAAGAACCGGGAATGATTAACACAGATTCTTTCTCTTGTTCGAGCCAATCAAGATGGCTAAGCGTTCGTATATGTATTCCAGGCATTTCCTTTCGGGTAATAAATCTTGAAACAATGGAACTAATCTCAAATCCTGTCTACCAATCGATTCCTTCACAATAAACGTAAGATAGTAAAGTACTCTTTGCTAGAATCAGTTTAGAAATTTCAATCATTTCATATCTGTTATAAATGTGGAGTtggataagttaatattttttaattttaccaaCCAACCTCTAACATCATAAATTTCACTGAATATTAACCATGTAGTACACACACGCAATTAATTTATGCTAacagaaatacatataattccTAACAGtttgttattgttaaaaatgtcCATGTTTGTtgcatacaaataatttataatgttagaAGTTGATTGCCTCtttgtaaattaaagttacaattaattattataaaattaacttagttaaaagttaagttaaaataaaatgtacttaaaataattaaagtaagttaattttaaaaagcattaaattaattaactcttTAGCTATGTGTCATAAGCATTAACATTCTGCACGCTCTGCATTGTCAGCTGCATAGTgctattctatataaaaaatgcatgtaTACACAGTTCTAATTTGAactaacattaatataattattttattttcaattagtattaagttttttaccTGCGATTACCTAATTGATACTGTCAAGAATATTATATGGCAGCTAAAgggttgaaataaaattattactattataattaattttaaataattaatataaaaattaattacaatatagaacatataaatttaatattttacttgtaaataaagtttaaataaaataataaaaaagtacagctttgtagaaaaaatttatttataatataaaaaaaactataattacataatacaaaaatgtgttacaaattattgaattttaatcagaaaagtattttttttactaaattaacCCTTAAAGGACACTCTGGGTCATCCAGAGATAatccaataaaaattgattttagtTATATTTGTACTCGGAAATCTAAACTAATGGgcttagaaataaaaaattttaaaaaaacgtaatattaattttttcgaaaaaacaCCTTTTGTCCCTCAAATAAATGTCTTTTTGGAGCACACACTATAACGCTTATTTGTTCCAAAAAGTACATCATTCCAAGAGTACGCATTTCAATTTTggtgtaaaaatattgaaaattacaaaagttatagcaaaaaaaaaacgggatttttttacttgctctgccaatttcgattttttaaatttaataaaaataaaactaatttaatttatttatatcttttccaATATCATTCTCTCTTCATTTTGAGCAGTTAAAGAACATACACGAATTTTAACAGCCTGAAAAAATGCATTCTCTCATTGCAATAGGCACTCAAAGTAGTGCCTAGgtcaaataacaaaacaaaacattatatagattattaaataaatttaatattttatttgtacattaaatttatataaaataacaaagaattgttttttatacaggaatgtttttctctctttttaactattttcttttagataagtacatttttaattaaaaattaataaattaaaatttatattttaaaaataacaaataaaaaataaaaattaacttatttaaaattaagataatagttatttatttcttaactttattatttaattttttaactaattattcaacccttttaactttaatagaaatattttaaaatttttttaatttttctttgaaatcatagttattagtaaaattattctttttttaatttaaagtcaTATGACGGTATTCATTATGACAACAGTTGCTACAcacatgaaaataatatttaatattacctaatattaacaattttataaaagtaaaaaatattagtacttttaaagaaactgaaaaatcttatcttattaatattagaaattatagataagaatttattaacaaaagttaataaataaaacagttaatatatttaaagcagtttaaaaaattaagctcTGGTTGCACCAAAGTTATTTTGACTTTAAATGagtttaaatatatgtctgtctttatttagataaaaaaagcaTAAGCATATGTTTAAGTCTTGCTTAAAATCAAAACAATTGGtgcaacatttaaaaataagaatgttAAGGTATTAACTTCAAGGGAATTCTAAACTCATATTTACTGACTGAACAGAGACTTATgcgatttataatatttatgtacaatttacattaatatattactattatatcaataacatatgcataaataaatttttgcataaacttttttgtatcaaattaGGTATATCTAAgtttaattctaaaaacaaCATTATTTCTTCGTATAAAGTATGTTTCAAGATTTCAGTTTCATAACTAGTgtgtaaagtttttatattaagcaaatattgtcagAACTCTGGATATTGGTCATAttggtatattttaaaaaatttaaattaaaaatgtttttgttcttGACATAAAGTTCACTTTGTAAAcctatattaatgtaaatattttaattctagaaaaatttctaaatctgtaaaatatatacaaaaagttGTCAATTGCTGCATTTATATAATCAGCAAAATCTTTAAATCCCcataagttattaacttttaaattttattatataacgtCTAACTAGTAGTCTTAACTAACTAGTATTCAACTATccaaatgcaaatatataaacttactCCTTTTATGACTTCATTAATGAATATATCTTCTACTATGTCCCATGGCAAGAATTCCGTTGACGTAAAAATACCAAATCCTCTTTTACACTCAATATGTACACCTACTGATTTTACAACCAACAATGTAtctgtaaaaaagaatatgtattaataaggaccatttatttttttcataaattgatTTGTGTTTGAAGTagtattcttaattttaaaaaatcaaatcaagaaaaaatttttatagttttttttaccaaactttttaaataaaatgtcatttttttttagaaaacaaaaataatcaagataaatagatacaagtgtttctaatttttcagaaaaaaagtcAGTTTCATCTAT
This sequence is a window from Monomorium pharaonis isolate MP-MQ-018 chromosome 3, ASM1337386v2, whole genome shotgun sequence. Protein-coding genes within it:
- the LOC105837781 gene encoding uncharacterized protein LOC105837781; this translates as MPGIHIRTLSHLDWLEQEKESVLIIPGSYWLCHKKNIYKFIFRYHRTVRNTMQFSYGRELLKIIRRIIKCHPTQGQQFGTQHLLVTYSCTSWTRQDKMFAIMKFQQRTNAAAFSHAFVLTIRTFPSSECSLFDLKYPIVKEADADSTFKDLNVSLDSDEKMISTVISTDQVSSRNATICQIKKLDQISNYSTTEDVLSKALETTIDSDFQDDGTRHCTIFCENLDKRTENTTAETHFVNNGNTEFHNVQENDSINCNIERHEKNVEQYSTDCVQEQSLRTKTTDKIELEKIDGIKNKKETKFVVIQKASIKPLPEIVKNSSDEWLLIEKINFIEKAIEKDDTCTIITNNKNNLSNKNMTNDSSNAPQQYFIEKEEKANLIIDQPVRKNLQIEVKNIDKDKDYTKITKENKSIHVKHKDYYNEIINLEGQENDRQHTETSINIDDKQLENNMYSKSCKIRKQKNREFERKTKSDKVLRSSDITDLVMEGLMFTIRQDQDSVAVIEQKTKLEMDEVLENSEKVETKGGEKCLLNSSLLRLENLVTMIDSPRNKDEQHKNHHTIGNGANLSLFNVFHGDAVHDVNINYVDVGMDKSGVLNYDGRNAINHLNLYQSQWQHQCVSSNIKNDGCSTASGLLTEKEKHLMEWQNDNEKDEEYKSSIEMKKQEGDITPESLLFKKINTGLRNTDSLTINKNIEDIDKRDNLIEEHYKSQLSYSSLNPNKTCETHSKESNLIKSPRQEANVPRIISDKAITIEQMSPALQKVLQHTCRAYRFSSTISSGTLQQAENKTQHQVLLTEDTVSEANDLLDDKFIKSNVANNLSLKFSNNSEKIESNNEKSCITVKKDVLETNGYTHVRNSRKNATQRTLRRNSSSKHSSSRKLQDITEEFYYDLLHIHNQDNAIRQRCLRQKQKLLNNPDDVKSSKVRIEMLKFIQDITKGARVVVKRLNIDKSNLLEKNSNLI